In Hyperolius riggenbachi isolate aHypRig1 chromosome 10, aHypRig1.pri, whole genome shotgun sequence, a genomic segment contains:
- the LOC137536240 gene encoding oocyte zinc finger protein XlCOF6.1-like: MIYIKTEEEEEEAFVRGDEPCKEEEIPVQISTDGRYIRSNTGEHPGDSPNRDRDGDTTEEYGTSSDGDTTEEDETSNSTNINSTTPSTSLSCSECGKCFDSKLYLYRHQTWHFRDDKWFTCFICWRSFALESECALHVRQHIQEKLFSCSECGNCFPNRSNLNKHQKIHTREKRSFSCSECGECFDSSSILKQHRKIHTTETGPFSCSECRKCFAYESVFNQHQKIHTEKKPFSCSTCDKRFSRRNHLVIHERVHTGEKPFSCSSCDKRFPTRAHLVIHERVHTGEKPYLCSECGKCFSQKSILNTHRRVHTRIRPTKPYNCSECGKGFITESYFVKHEKDHIKEKQC; the protein is encoded by the coding sequence ATGGACGGTACATCCGCAGTAACACTGGTGAGCATCCTGGTGACTCCCCAAATAGAGACCGTGATGGTGACACAACAGAAGAGTATGGAACATCCAGTGACGGTGACACAACAGAAGAGGATGAAACATCCAATTCTACAAACATAAACTCCACAACCCCATCAACCTCAttatcatgttctgagtgtgggaaatgctttgattCAAAACTCTATCTCTACAGACACCAAACATGGCACTTCCGTGATGATAAGTGGTTTACGTGTTTTATATGTTGGAGAAGTTTTGCGCTGGAATCTGAATGTGCCCTTCATGTGAGGCAGCACATACAGGAAAAGCTATTTTCATGCTCTGAATGTGGAAATTGTTTTCCCAACAGGAGCAATTTAAATAAACATCAGAAAATTCACACCAGAGAGAAAAGATCTTTTTCATGTTCTGAATGTGGGGAAtgttttgacagcagtagcatttTAAAACAACATCGGAAAATTCACACCACAGAGACGGGACCATTTTCATGTTCTGAATGTAGGAAGTGTTTTGCCTATGAGAGCGTTTTCAATCAACATCAGAAAATTCATACAGAAAAGAAGCCATTTTCATGTTCCACGTGTGATAAGCGGTTTTCTAGAAGAAATCATCTTGTTATACATGAGAGAGTGCACACCGGGGAGAAGCCATTTTCATGTTCCAGCTGTGATAAGCGTTTCCCTACAAGAGCACATCTTGTTATACATGAAAGAGTGCACACCGGGGAGAAGCCATATTTgtgttctgaatgtgggaaatgctttTCCCAGAAGAGCATTCTAAATACCCATCGCCGTGTTCACACAAGGATAAGGCCAACAAAGCCATATAACTGCTCTGAATGTGGAAAgggttttatcacagaaagttacttTGTCAAGCATGAAAAGGATCATATCAAGGAGAAGCAATGTTAG